The proteins below come from a single Mycosarcoma maydis chromosome 19, whole genome shotgun sequence genomic window:
- a CDS encoding guanine nucleotide-binding protein subunit alpha-4 produces the protein MSPSVSSPQLRHTKSNRAISRIDRTDPLALALQPPANEAPADKYARLHQEKLAKQRSDEIDKFLKQHQEDRATHGLASSPSTSVDGANFKKGRVYKMVLLGQAGAGKTTVLKQMRLLYDPPAHERERRGWTKIVLLNLTSSVRVLLETLSLYHDQRLERKSSELSRLESSTSASTSTSASASSPKHVDTESQPNDATRLELAKQLGTTKKINTSSLPWLTHIPSVVQLERALRTELGAFGEEAVLSASSDEAAITNQKVRTRLDAQGSSSIRGEKSPLVLRPGWQERLFTYARRSLSLTQNGRAAAARRETDGGDSQSESEKDNSETLKLLRAIRPEVLALWNDDAGCRALRKRGLFLDGQSDAATSYFLDNYSRITDAAYRPTDEDILHSRVRTLGVTEDVFRVDRSLIYRIYDVGGSRSQRAAWAPFLDDIESIIFLAPLSAFDQPLVEDCSTNRLADTFTLFNQIVTNPLLEHATMILFLNKIDLLEKKLRQGVQLHKYWPEYVGDNDFEAVWRWFRAKFRDALRRAEDEVNLDQTSRRRLYVHTTVATSTVQIRAILMSVKDSILRENLKLTGLVG, from the coding sequence ATGTCGCCCTCAGTCTCAAGCCCACAGCTTCGGCACACAAAGTCGAATCGTGCCATATCCAGAATCGATCGCACCGATCCGCTAGCCCTAGCACTCCAACCCCCGGCTAACGAAGCACCAGCCGACAAATACGCGCGTCTTCACCAAGAGAAATTGGCGAAACAGCGATCCGACGAAATCGACAAATTCCTCAAACAGCACCAAGAAGATCGAGCCACACATGGCCTTGCTTCGTCCCCCTCGAccagcgtcgacggcgCCAATTTCAAAAAGGGTCGTGTCTACAAGATGGTGCTGCTCGGTCAGGCTGGTGCAGGCAAAACCACGGTGCTCAAGCAGATGAGACTCCTCTACGATCCACCCGCACACGAAAGGGAGCGCAGAGGTTGGACCAAAATTGTTCTGCTCAACCTCACTTCCAGCGTGCGCGTGTTGCTTGAAACTTTGTCTCTCTACCATGACcagcgccttgagcgcaaATCGAGTGAGCTCAGTCGACTCGAAAGCTCCACTTCCGCTTCCACTTCTACTTCTgcttccgcctcgtccCCCAAGCACGTCGACACGGAGAGCCAGCCGAATGACGCAACACGTTTGgagcttgccaagcagCTAGGTACCACGAAGAAGATCAACACGTCGAGTCTGCCTTGGCTTACCCATATTCCTAGCGTTGTGCAGCTCGAGAGGGCTCTTCGTACTGAGCTGGGTGCATTTGGAGAAGAGGCAGTCCTCTCAGCGTCGAGTGACGAGGCGGCCATCACAAATCAGAAAGTTCGCActcgtctcgacgctcaaggtagcagcagcataCGCGGCGAAAAGAGCCCTCTTGTTCTACGACCGGGCTGGCAAGAACGTCTGTTTACCTATGCTCGTCGCTCCCTGTCCTTGACGCAAAatggtcgagctgcagctgcgcgTCGAGAAACAGATGGCGGCGACAGCCAAAGTGAAAGTGAAAAGGACAACAGCGAAACGTTGAAGCTACTTCGAGCTATCCGACCAGAGGTGCTCGCTTTGTGGAATGACGATGCTGGTTGCCGTGCGCTCCGTAAACGTGGCCTCTTTCTCGATGGTCAGTCAGATGCAGCGACTTCCTACTTTCTCGACAACTACTCTCGTATCACCGACGCAGCGTATCGGCCGACGGATGAAGACATCCTACACTCGCGCGTGCGCACGCTTGGCGTGACCGAAGACGTCTTTCGCGTCGACCGCTCGCTCATCTATCGGATCTACGACGTGGGCGGTAGTCGATCGCAACGCGCCGCCTGGGCTCCATTCTTGGACGACATTGAGAGCATCATCTTCCTCGCGCCACTTTCGGCATTCGACCAACCGCTGGTCGAAGATTGCTCGACCAACCGACTCGCTGACACATTTACACTTTTCAACCAGATCGTCACCAACCCGCTATTGGAGCATGCGACCATGATCTTGTTCCTCAACAAgatcgacttgctcgaAAAGAAACTTCGACAGGGCGTACAACTTCACAAGTACTGGCCCGAGTATGTGGGCGATAACGATTTCGAAGCTGTGTGGAGATGGTTTCGCGCGAAATTCAGGGATGCACTCAGACGAGCAGAAGACGAAGTGAACCTCGATCAGACGAGTAGAAGAAGGCTCTACGTTCACACGACGGTCGCTACGAGCACTGTGCAGATCAGGGCGATTCTGATGAGTGTAAAGGACTCGATATTGAGGGAGAACCTCAAACTGACTGGTCTAGTAGGGTAG